The Thermobispora bispora DSM 43833 genome window below encodes:
- the serS gene encoding serine--tRNA ligase: MIDLRTLREDPDRLRASQRARGEDETVVDRLLSLDERRRTALTRFESLRAEQKRLGKSVSRASGDERQALLDRAKELAAEVKAAEAEAEALGQELDELLMTVPNIVEEGAPQGGEDDFVVLEHVGEPPTFDFTPRDHVELGELLGAIDIDRGAKVSGARFYYLTGAGARLVHGLLTMAMHQAIEAGFTPVIPPVLVKPEAMAGTGFLGAHSAEVYRLEADDLYLVGTSEVSLAAYHADEILDAAALPLRYAGWSSCFRREAGSYGKDTRGIIRVHQFDKVEMFSFCRPEDAHEEHLRLLGWQKQMLDKIEVPYRVVDIATGDLGTSAARKYDCEAWLPSQGRYRELTSTSNCTDFQARRLRVRYRDEDGTTRHVATLNGTLATTRWIVAILENHQQRDGSVVVPKALRPYVGLDVLEPVSR, translated from the coding sequence GTGATTGACCTGCGTACCCTTCGCGAGGACCCGGACAGACTGCGGGCGTCGCAGCGCGCTCGCGGCGAGGACGAAACGGTCGTCGACCGGCTGCTCTCGCTCGACGAGCGCCGCCGCACCGCGCTCACCCGTTTCGAGTCGCTCCGTGCCGAGCAGAAGCGGCTCGGCAAGTCGGTGTCGCGGGCCTCGGGGGACGAACGGCAGGCGCTGCTCGATCGGGCCAAGGAGCTCGCCGCGGAGGTGAAGGCCGCCGAGGCCGAGGCGGAGGCGCTCGGTCAAGAGCTCGACGAGCTGCTCATGACCGTGCCGAACATCGTCGAGGAGGGCGCGCCCCAGGGCGGCGAGGACGACTTCGTCGTGCTGGAGCACGTCGGCGAGCCGCCCACCTTCGACTTCACGCCCCGCGACCACGTCGAGCTCGGCGAACTCCTCGGCGCCATCGACATCGACCGGGGCGCCAAGGTCTCGGGGGCCCGGTTCTACTACCTGACCGGCGCAGGCGCGCGGCTCGTGCACGGCCTGCTCACCATGGCCATGCACCAGGCCATCGAGGCCGGCTTCACCCCGGTGATCCCGCCGGTGCTGGTGAAGCCCGAGGCGATGGCGGGAACCGGCTTCCTCGGCGCGCACTCGGCCGAGGTCTACCGGCTCGAGGCCGACGACCTCTACCTGGTCGGCACCAGCGAGGTCTCCCTCGCCGCCTACCACGCCGACGAGATCCTCGACGCCGCCGCGCTGCCGCTGCGCTACGCCGGCTGGTCGTCGTGCTTCCGGCGCGAGGCCGGGTCGTACGGCAAGGACACCCGGGGCATCATCCGCGTCCACCAGTTCGACAAAGTGGAGATGTTCTCCTTCTGCCGGCCCGAGGACGCCCACGAGGAGCACCTCCGGCTGCTCGGCTGGCAGAAGCAGATGCTCGACAAGATCGAGGTTCCGTACCGGGTCGTGGACATCGCGACCGGCGACCTCGGCACCTCGGCGGCGCGGAAGTACGACTGCGAGGCCTGGCTGCCGTCCCAGGGCCGGTACCGGGAGCTCACCTCCACGTCGAACTGCACGGACTTCCAGGCCCGGCGGCTGCGCGTCCGCTACCGCGACGAGGACGGCACCACCCGGCACGTGGCCACCCTCAACGGGACCCTGGCCACCACCCGGTGGATCGTCGCCATCCTAGAGAACCACCAGCAGCGCGACGGCTCGGTCGTGGTGCCCAAGGCCCTGCGCCCGTACGTGGGGCTCGACGTGCTCGAGCCGGTCTCCCGCTGA
- a CDS encoding cold-shock protein — MAQGTVKWFNPDKGFGFIAPDGGEPDVFVHFSAIIGSGYRNLEDGQRVEFDIVSSPKGPQASNVRGI, encoded by the coding sequence ATGGCTCAGGGGACCGTCAAGTGGTTCAACCCCGACAAGGGCTTCGGCTTCATCGCCCCTGACGGCGGCGAGCCGGACGTCTTCGTGCACTTCTCGGCGATCATCGGGAGCGGCTACCGCAACCTCGAGGACGGCCAGCGCGTAGAGTTCGACATCGTCTCCAGCCCGAAGGGCCCGCAGGCGTCGAACGTCCGGGGCATCTGA
- a CDS encoding HAD family hydrolase — protein sequence MTLPRLVATDLDGTALRSDGTISARTAAAFARVEKAGATLVFVTGRPPRWMHEVAGAVRHHGLAICANGAITYDLHNEEVVEAHLIEPGILEECVHRLRTHLPELRFSAEYENHFGYEPGFRIGVLDSRHNAGAQLKLSTLTSRPCAKLLAQHPYLPSDELYRRTLDLVGDLVTPTYSSDSETRALIEMSAHGVTKATALAAFAAGHGIDAAEVVAFGDMPNDVPMLTWAGRSYAVANAHPEVLAAVDHVTAANNEDGVALVLEELFPE from the coding sequence ATGACCCTCCCCCGCCTCGTCGCCACCGACCTCGACGGGACGGCGCTGCGCTCGGACGGCACCATCTCCGCCCGGACGGCCGCCGCCTTCGCCCGCGTCGAGAAGGCCGGTGCCACGCTCGTCTTCGTCACCGGCCGCCCGCCCCGCTGGATGCACGAGGTCGCGGGAGCCGTACGCCATCACGGGCTCGCGATCTGCGCCAACGGCGCGATCACCTACGACCTGCACAACGAGGAGGTCGTCGAGGCGCACCTGATCGAGCCCGGCATCCTCGAGGAGTGCGTCCACCGGCTGCGGACCCACCTGCCCGAGCTGCGGTTCTCCGCCGAGTACGAGAACCACTTCGGGTACGAGCCCGGCTTCCGGATCGGCGTCCTCGACTCCCGGCACAACGCGGGGGCGCAGCTGAAGCTCTCCACGCTCACCAGCCGGCCGTGCGCCAAGCTGCTCGCCCAGCACCCGTACCTGCCCTCGGACGAGCTGTACCGGCGGACGCTCGACCTCGTCGGCGACCTGGTGACCCCGACGTACTCGAGCGATTCGGAGACGCGGGCGCTGATCGAGATGAGCGCGCACGGGGTGACCAAGGCGACCGCGCTCGCCGCGTTCGCCGCCGGGCACGGGATCGACGCCGCCGAGGTGGTGGCGTTCGGCGACATGCCGAACGACGTGCCCATGCTCACCTGGGCGGGCAGGTCGTACGCGGTCGCCAACGCGCACCCCGAGGTGTTGGCCGCCGTCGACCACGTCACGGCGGCCAACAACGAGGACGGGGTGGCCCTGGTGCTGGAGGAGCTGTTCCCCGAGTGA
- a CDS encoding bacterial proteasome activator family protein, whose product MSADEGAPQIVVVGPQGMSVAGGDSRQSEREERSVADMVEQPAKVMRIGSMIRQLLEEVRAAPLDEASRKRLKEIHESSIKELQEGLAPELVEELERLSLPFSDDPDSPPTEAELRIAHAQLVGWLEGLFHGIQTTLFAQQMAARAQLEQMRRALPGGGTHQQQSHQEDHHRGGGGPYL is encoded by the coding sequence ATGAGTGCAGACGAGGGTGCCCCCCAGATCGTCGTCGTCGGACCGCAGGGCATGTCGGTCGCCGGCGGCGACAGCCGCCAAAGTGAGCGGGAAGAGCGGTCCGTCGCGGACATGGTCGAGCAGCCTGCCAAGGTGATGCGGATCGGCAGCATGATCCGCCAGCTGCTGGAGGAGGTCCGCGCCGCTCCCCTCGACGAGGCGAGCCGTAAGCGCCTCAAGGAGATCCACGAGAGCTCGATCAAGGAGCTGCAGGAAGGGCTCGCGCCCGAGCTGGTGGAGGAGCTGGAGCGGCTCTCGCTGCCGTTCAGCGACGACCCCGACTCCCCGCCGACCGAGGCCGAGCTCCGCATCGCGCACGCTCAGCTCGTCGGCTGGCTGGAGGGCCTCTTCCACGGCATTCAGACCACGCTCTTCGCGCAGCAGATGGCCGCTCGCGCCCAGCTCGAGCAGATGCGGCGTGCGCTCCCGGGTGGTGGGACGCACCAGCAGCAGTCCCACCAGGAGGACCACCACCGGGGCGGCGGCGGTCCCTACCTCTGA
- a CDS encoding NAD(P)H-quinone oxidoreductase, with translation MRAIVIPEHGGPEVLTWQEMPDPHPAPGEVVIEVAASAVNRADVLQRQGLYPPPPGASEIPGLECSGVIAEIGENVEGFSVGDRVCALLAGGGYAERVAVPYQQVMPIPDGVSLTEAAAFPEVACTVWSNVFMTAGLREGETLLVHGGGSGIGTFAIQLAKARGARVLVTAGSAEKLQRCFELGADDGVNYRVEDFAERFAGQADVILDIIGAAYLPRNIAALATGGRLVVIGLQGGTRGELNLGTLLAKRASVHASGLRARPVAEKAVICREVVEHVWPLIGAGRIRPVVHAEVPLQEAARAHRMLEASEHVGKILLVR, from the coding sequence ATGCGCGCGATCGTGATTCCGGAACACGGGGGCCCGGAGGTATTGACCTGGCAGGAAATGCCGGATCCGCACCCCGCCCCGGGTGAGGTCGTCATCGAGGTCGCCGCGTCGGCGGTGAACCGGGCCGACGTGCTGCAGCGGCAGGGCCTTTATCCGCCGCCACCGGGCGCCTCGGAGATTCCCGGGCTGGAATGCTCGGGCGTGATCGCGGAGATCGGGGAGAACGTCGAGGGGTTCTCGGTCGGCGACCGGGTCTGCGCCCTGCTCGCCGGCGGCGGCTACGCGGAGCGGGTGGCCGTGCCGTACCAGCAGGTGATGCCGATCCCGGACGGTGTCTCGCTCACCGAGGCGGCGGCGTTCCCCGAGGTCGCCTGCACGGTCTGGTCGAACGTGTTCATGACCGCCGGGCTGCGGGAGGGCGAGACCCTGCTGGTCCACGGCGGCGGGAGCGGCATCGGCACGTTCGCGATCCAGCTCGCCAAGGCCCGGGGCGCCCGGGTGCTGGTGACCGCCGGGTCGGCGGAGAAACTGCAGCGCTGTTTCGAGCTCGGCGCGGACGACGGCGTCAACTACCGGGTGGAGGATTTCGCCGAGCGATTCGCGGGCCAGGCCGATGTGATTCTCGACATAATCGGGGCCGCATATCTCCCGCGGAACATCGCGGCCCTCGCCACCGGCGGCCGGCTCGTCGTCATCGGGCTCCAGGGCGGCACCAGGGGCGAGCTGAACCTCGGCACGCTGCTCGCCAAGCGCGCATCGGTGCACGCCAGCGGCCTGCGGGCCCGCCCGGTGGCGGAGAAGGCCGTGATCTGCCGTGAGGTGGTGGAGCACGTATGGCCGTTGATCGGCGCCGGCAGGATCCGCCCGGTGGTGCACGCGGAGGTCCCGCTGCAGGAGGCGGCACGCGCCCACCGCATGCTTGAAGCGAGTGAGCATGTCGGAAAGATCCTGCTGGTGCGGTGA
- a CDS encoding MinD/ParA family ATP-binding protein, with translation MSGARSLLDAALPLPPKPPERSFSWFSGPVQPAEEGGRREPGQERKDEPVTGAAEGLAVPRDGGAPGAAPAPAGAAGVEQTAEPVSADEPTRAWFTSGTFAETMPVEPPAEAASGSAGTPAEFPAAAPAMPPITGPGTPPATGTVGSSVGSDGPGVSQPSSSVPPGDPAEPYAPGAQTGAAAEREPYQTGRRAASSGVPLSGSGRPSAESLDPDTLLKGRKKGPSRGWRRAVYTMSGGLINPGEPPDVRRRHELIARARTPVAGGHHRVAVLSLKGGVGKTTTTVGLGATLAQVRGDRVIAVDANPDRGTLSDKVELETSATVRDLLNERAQVKRYADIRAFTSQTPSRLEILASDRDPSVSEAFSGEDYQAVAEVLENFYSICITDCGTGLLHSAMSGVLRLADQIVLVSSPSVDGARAASATLDWLEAHGYGDLVRAATVVLCNVRPRSKSKVDLKKLQEHFAARCRAVVRVPYDPHLEEGAEIDLERLQQATRDAYLELAACVGDGFAGPRSQRGLSPALQPS, from the coding sequence GTGTCCGGGGCGCGGTCGCTGCTCGACGCCGCCCTGCCGTTGCCGCCGAAGCCTCCCGAGCGGTCCTTCTCCTGGTTCAGCGGCCCGGTGCAGCCTGCCGAGGAGGGCGGCCGGCGCGAGCCCGGCCAGGAGCGGAAGGATGAGCCCGTGACGGGGGCGGCGGAGGGTCTGGCGGTGCCGCGGGACGGCGGCGCCCCCGGTGCTGCGCCTGCTCCGGCCGGGGCAGCAGGGGTGGAGCAGACCGCGGAGCCAGTTTCGGCGGACGAGCCGACCCGGGCCTGGTTCACCTCCGGCACCTTCGCCGAGACCATGCCGGTCGAACCTCCGGCCGAGGCCGCCTCCGGCTCGGCGGGCACCCCGGCGGAGTTCCCGGCGGCCGCGCCCGCCATGCCGCCGATCACCGGGCCCGGCACGCCGCCCGCCACCGGGACGGTGGGAAGCTCGGTGGGCTCCGATGGTCCCGGCGTGAGTCAGCCGTCCTCGTCGGTCCCGCCGGGCGACCCCGCCGAGCCGTATGCCCCGGGTGCGCAGACCGGGGCCGCCGCCGAGCGGGAGCCGTACCAGACTGGGCGGCGCGCGGCCTCCTCCGGCGTGCCGCTTTCCGGGAGCGGCCGGCCGAGCGCGGAGAGCCTCGACCCGGACACCCTGCTCAAGGGCCGGAAGAAGGGCCCGAGCCGCGGGTGGCGCCGGGCGGTGTACACGATGTCCGGCGGGCTGATCAACCCGGGTGAGCCACCGGACGTCCGGCGGCGCCATGAGCTCATCGCCCGTGCCCGCACCCCCGTCGCCGGTGGGCACCATCGCGTCGCCGTGCTCAGCCTGAAGGGCGGGGTCGGCAAGACCACCACGACCGTCGGGCTCGGCGCCACGCTCGCGCAGGTGCGCGGCGACCGGGTGATCGCCGTCGACGCCAACCCCGACCGCGGCACGCTCTCCGACAAGGTCGAGCTGGAGACCTCGGCGACCGTGCGGGACCTGCTGAACGAGCGGGCACAGGTGAAGAGGTATGCCGACATCCGGGCGTTCACCTCGCAGACCCCGTCGCGGCTGGAGATCCTCGCCTCCGACCGGGACCCCTCGGTGTCCGAGGCGTTCAGCGGGGAGGACTACCAGGCCGTCGCCGAGGTGCTGGAGAACTTCTACTCGATCTGCATCACCGACTGCGGCACCGGCCTGCTGCACTCGGCCATGTCCGGGGTGCTCCGGCTCGCCGACCAGATCGTGCTGGTGAGCTCGCCGTCCGTCGACGGGGCGAGGGCGGCGTCGGCGACCCTGGACTGGCTGGAGGCCCACGGGTACGGCGATCTGGTGCGGGCCGCCACGGTGGTGCTCTGCAACGTGCGGCCGCGGTCCAAGTCGAAGGTGGATCTCAAGAAGCTGCAGGAGCACTTCGCCGCGCGGTGCCGGGCCGTCGTCCGCGTGCCGTACGACCCGCACCTGGAGGAAGGGGCGGAGATCGACCTGGAGCGGTTGCAGCAGGCGACGCGGGATGCCTACCTTGAACTCGCCGCCTGTGTGGGCGACGGCTTCGCCGGTCCGCGGTCGCAGCGCGGCCTCTCCCCGGCCCTGCAGCCGTCGTGA
- a CDS encoding tyrosine-type recombinase/integrase, whose amino-acid sequence MNTSTDVKFWGIRRNKSSKTPSYEVRWTVAGRQRSRSRRTKALAEHFLSELRQAAKRGEPFDVETGLPVSMVKVKQAVTWFSFVVAYVDMKWPHAAAKTRDSLTDALATVTPALVDEDAPGKPDLALLRKALRQYVLPPVARHLPRPADVAAAVAWLERHSLPLAELGKVRNVRLGLDALTLRLDGTPAAPTTIARKRAVFYNVLQYAVDLEELPSNPLDKVKAWRPPKVREVVDRRVVVNPTQARELLTAVTYVGRPDRGRHLRAFFACLYFAGLRPAEALGLRLQDCHLPESGWGRLIISRSKPQANRRWTDTGEAHDDRGLKHRAQGEGRTVPIPPELVAILREHVDEFGVHDDGRLFRTSRGGVVSIATYCEAWQQARILALPPEQVASPLAARPYDLRHAAVSLWLNAGVSAPEVAERAGHGVDVLLRVYAKCIDGGAEIASQRIEDALRM is encoded by the coding sequence ATGAACACCTCTACCGATGTCAAGTTCTGGGGAATCCGCCGGAACAAGTCGAGCAAGACGCCCTCATACGAGGTCCGCTGGACAGTGGCCGGGCGTCAACGGTCTCGATCACGGCGGACGAAGGCGCTGGCCGAGCACTTCCTCTCGGAACTGCGGCAGGCGGCCAAGCGGGGCGAGCCCTTCGACGTGGAAACAGGGCTCCCGGTCTCGATGGTCAAGGTCAAGCAGGCCGTGACCTGGTTCTCCTTCGTCGTGGCCTACGTTGACATGAAATGGCCCCACGCCGCAGCGAAGACCCGGGACAGCCTCACCGATGCTCTCGCAACGGTGACACCTGCACTCGTCGACGAGGACGCTCCCGGCAAGCCGGATCTCGCGCTCTTGAGGAAAGCGCTGCGGCAATATGTCCTACCCCCGGTAGCGCGGCACCTGCCCCGTCCCGCAGACGTAGCGGCTGCAGTGGCTTGGCTTGAACGGCACTCGCTGCCCCTGGCCGAGCTGGGGAAGGTGCGGAATGTACGGCTTGGCCTCGACGCGCTGACGCTCCGGCTCGATGGCACACCCGCGGCACCGACCACGATCGCCCGCAAACGGGCGGTCTTCTACAACGTCCTTCAGTACGCCGTGGATCTAGAAGAGCTGCCCTCTAACCCGCTGGACAAGGTGAAGGCGTGGAGACCTCCGAAAGTCCGCGAGGTCGTCGACCGGCGGGTCGTCGTCAACCCCACGCAAGCCCGGGAACTGCTCACCGCCGTGACGTACGTAGGACGTCCGGACCGTGGCCGGCATCTGCGGGCCTTTTTCGCCTGCCTTTACTTCGCCGGCCTTCGGCCCGCCGAAGCACTCGGCCTCCGCCTACAGGACTGCCATCTGCCAGAGTCAGGCTGGGGTCGATTGATCATCTCCAGGTCCAAGCCACAGGCCAACAGGCGATGGACTGACACCGGAGAAGCGCACGATGACCGCGGTCTGAAACACCGCGCCCAGGGTGAAGGCCGCACTGTCCCCATCCCTCCCGAGCTTGTCGCAATCTTGCGCGAGCACGTCGACGAGTTCGGCGTCCATGATGACGGGCGCCTGTTCCGCACATCGCGGGGCGGTGTGGTCTCCATCGCGACCTATTGCGAGGCATGGCAACAGGCCAGGATCTTGGCCCTGCCCCCGGAACAGGTCGCCTCCCCGCTCGCGGCACGGCCCTACGACCTACGGCACGCAGCCGTCTCCCTATGGCTCAACGCCGGCGTATCAGCTCCAGAGGTAGCCGAACGCGCGGGGCACGGGGTGGACGTGCTTTTGAGGGTCTACGCCAAGTGCATCGACGGCGGCGCAGAGATCGCCAGCCAAAGGATCGAGGACGCCCTGAGAATGTGA
- a CDS encoding helix-turn-helix transcriptional regulator, giving the protein MTRNDRLLTVPEVLAELGGVSRRTFYRWRELGCAPRCIKLPNGELRIWRSDLMAWLESLREVA; this is encoded by the coding sequence ATGACGCGCAACGACCGGCTCCTGACCGTGCCCGAGGTACTCGCCGAGCTCGGCGGCGTCTCCCGCCGCACCTTCTACCGCTGGCGCGAGCTCGGCTGCGCACCCCGGTGCATCAAACTCCCCAACGGCGAACTCCGCATCTGGCGCAGCGACCTGATGGCCTGGCTGGAGTCCCTCCGCGAGGTGGCATGA